Proteins encoded together in one Candidatus Binataceae bacterium window:
- a CDS encoding formyl-CoA transferase: MEKALAGVKVLDLTQFEAGPSCTEMLAWLGADVIKLEAPGKGEQGRWQLSEKQGLDSHYFMLLNANKRSITLNLKDDRGKKIFVELLKSVDVLSENFSLGTLESWGFGWERLREINPRLIYLTIKGFGTYGPYSKYKSFDMIAQASGGAMALTGTPETPPLKPGPTIGDTGTGMHAAIGVLAAYIQREHTGKGQKVELSMQDAILNFCRVPMMGTYITHKPVPRMGNRITAGAPADTYPCAPGGPNDYVYILCTTPEMWTGLCNVIGRPEMAVDERFKDRRSRLQHIEDLTAAISAWTGQHTKHDVMRILGEAGVPCGKVLDSVELLNDPHLRERGMVVTVPHPTRGEFTMPGCPVKLEDSPVEVKRAPLLGEHNNQVFSEYLGFDAAEVERLKQEGVI, translated from the coding sequence ATGGAAAAGGCGTTGGCAGGCGTAAAGGTCCTCGATCTGACGCAGTTCGAGGCCGGTCCTTCATGCACCGAGATGCTGGCGTGGTTGGGCGCCGACGTCATCAAGCTCGAGGCGCCGGGCAAGGGCGAGCAGGGGCGGTGGCAGCTGAGCGAGAAGCAGGGCCTCGACTCGCACTACTTCATGCTGCTCAACGCCAACAAGCGCTCGATCACGCTCAATCTCAAAGACGATCGCGGCAAGAAGATTTTCGTCGAGCTGCTGAAAAGCGTCGACGTGCTGTCGGAGAATTTCTCGCTCGGCACGCTCGAGAGCTGGGGCTTTGGATGGGAGCGGCTGCGCGAAATCAATCCGCGCCTCATCTATCTGACCATCAAGGGCTTCGGCACGTACGGCCCGTACAGCAAATACAAGAGCTTCGACATGATCGCCCAGGCCTCGGGCGGCGCGATGGCGCTGACCGGCACGCCGGAGACCCCGCCGCTCAAGCCCGGGCCGACTATCGGCGACACCGGCACCGGGATGCACGCGGCGATCGGCGTGCTGGCCGCGTATATCCAGCGCGAGCACACCGGCAAGGGGCAGAAAGTCGAGCTCTCGATGCAGGATGCGATTCTCAATTTCTGCCGCGTGCCGATGATGGGAACGTACATCACGCACAAGCCAGTACCCCGGATGGGTAATCGCATCACCGCCGGCGCGCCCGCCGACACTTATCCATGCGCTCCGGGCGGCCCCAACGACTACGTCTATATCCTGTGCACGACGCCGGAGATGTGGACGGGTCTGTGCAACGTGATCGGACGCCCGGAAATGGCCGTCGATGAGCGTTTCAAGGATCGGCGCTCGCGCCTGCAGCATATCGAAGACCTGACTGCGGCGATCAGCGCCTGGACCGGCCAACACACCAAGCATGACGTGATGAGAATCCTAGGCGAAGCGGGCGTTCCCTGCGGCAAAGTGCTCGACAGCGTCGAGCTGCTCAACGACCCGCATCTGCGCGAACGCGGCATGGTCGTCACCGTGCCGCATCCCACGCGCGGCGAGTTCACGATGCCGGGATGCCCGGTGAAGCTCGAGGACTCTCCGGTCGAGGTCAAGCGGGCGCCGCTGCTGGGCGAGCACAATAATCAGGTCTTTTCCGAATACCTGGGCTTCGACGCCGCCGAGGTCGAGCGGCTCAAACAGGAAGGCGTGATCTAG
- a CDS encoding TldD/PmbA family protein, with amino-acid sequence MAPAVTSTDLFDAADFLKREGPGLLRAFIRSHRGAVSADLRFEAMFSRTASATDGEARSAQEGESAGFSVSVRVDERSGAPGMTSASGTSQTGVEVGRLALRPGRLVAAIRAALGEAYERARLDAREKAALIRALSGNPANSARVRSLLGAPLAPRAAVHDQIAAVYRRDPRTLDPGEIGHLCREASARVAALGSEIAFNAVAALSELREEIFAGSDGTLISQGFAFSQGDCYIVAQNGDGHQEIYDTIGQQRGLECLSDGWRGELMPNPDLGTFALELAGEARELAAAPVLKPPEAEVTVVTDPHFNALVSHEIIGHPSEADRALKMEAAYAGRSWFLRSLDNSEVGREVGSPLMSACSDPGLDGYGQYRYDHEGTRARRVMHVEKGVFRGFLNSRETAAVLGVEPNGSARASEVFYVPLIRMSNTFLMPGESDPQRIIADVEHGYYVCGSAVPSIAESRENFRISARRVYEIDHGRLGRLYRAGSVIADSKDFFMNVDAVGNDLRLIAIPNCGKGQPMQVKRMSNGGPTMRSRARLGGG; translated from the coding sequence TTGGCGCCGGCGGTTACATCGACGGATCTTTTCGACGCGGCCGATTTCCTCAAACGAGAAGGACCCGGCCTGCTGCGTGCCTTCATCCGCAGCCATCGCGGCGCGGTCTCTGCCGACTTACGCTTCGAGGCGATGTTTTCCCGGACGGCTTCGGCGACCGACGGCGAGGCGCGTTCGGCCCAGGAAGGAGAGAGCGCAGGTTTCAGCGTCAGCGTGCGGGTGGACGAGCGCTCGGGCGCGCCGGGGATGACGAGCGCTTCCGGTACAAGTCAGACCGGAGTCGAAGTCGGCCGCCTGGCGCTACGCCCGGGGCGGCTTGTGGCGGCAATCCGTGCCGCGCTTGGCGAGGCTTACGAGCGCGCGCGCCTGGACGCGCGCGAAAAGGCCGCGCTCATCCGCGCGCTGAGCGGGAATCCGGCAAATTCGGCGCGTGTGCGAAGCCTGCTTGGCGCGCCGCTTGCGCCGCGTGCCGCCGTGCATGATCAGATCGCGGCGGTCTACCGGCGCGACCCGCGCACGCTCGATCCGGGCGAGATCGGCCATCTGTGCCGCGAGGCCTCGGCGCGGGTCGCCGCTCTGGGTAGCGAGATCGCCTTCAACGCGGTCGCGGCGCTCAGCGAATTGCGCGAGGAAATATTCGCCGGCAGCGACGGCACGCTGATCAGCCAGGGCTTCGCGTTTTCGCAGGGCGATTGCTACATCGTCGCGCAAAACGGCGACGGCCATCAGGAGATCTACGACACGATCGGCCAGCAGCGCGGGCTCGAGTGTCTCTCCGACGGATGGCGCGGCGAGCTGATGCCCAATCCCGACCTTGGGACGTTCGCGCTCGAGCTCGCGGGCGAAGCGCGCGAATTGGCCGCGGCGCCGGTGCTGAAGCCTCCCGAGGCCGAAGTGACCGTGGTCACCGATCCGCATTTCAACGCGCTGGTCTCTCACGAGATCATCGGCCATCCGAGCGAAGCGGACCGCGCGCTCAAGATGGAAGCGGCGTACGCGGGACGCAGCTGGTTTCTGCGCTCGCTCGACAATAGCGAGGTCGGCCGCGAGGTCGGTTCGCCGCTGATGAGCGCGTGCTCCGATCCCGGCCTCGACGGCTACGGCCAATATCGCTACGACCATGAGGGAACGCGCGCGCGGCGAGTGATGCACGTGGAAAAAGGCGTGTTCCGCGGCTTTCTCAACTCACGCGAGACGGCTGCGGTGCTCGGCGTCGAGCCCAACGGCTCGGCGCGCGCGAGCGAAGTTTTTTACGTGCCGCTTATACGCATGTCGAACACCTTCCTGATGCCCGGCGAAAGCGATCCGCAGCGGATCATCGCCGACGTCGAGCACGGCTACTACGTTTGCGGCAGCGCGGTCCCGTCGATAGCTGAATCGCGCGAGAACTTCCGTATCTCGGCGCGCCGGGTTTACGAAATCGACCACGGGCGACTCGGCCGGCTTTACCGCGCCGGCAGCGTTATCGCCGACTCAAAGGATTTCTTCATGAACGTGGACGCCGTGGGCAACGATCTGCGGTTGATCGCGATTCCCAACTGCGGCAAGGGGCAGCCGATGCAGGTCAAGCGGATGTCCAACGGCGGGCCGACGATGCGCTCGCGCGCGCGTCTGGGCGGGGGCTAA